From the genome of Pelobacter propionicus DSM 2379, one region includes:
- a CDS encoding CHASE2 domain-containing protein, which translates to MRFLKSSNHRYLLTLAVGFFLVLAADQLGFTEGMNHYCYDLFFRLRGTVEPDRRILVVAIDEKTLNRLGRWPLRRGHYARLLDAVGPSAVVGLDILMAEPTDDDPQLPESIARHGRVVLPVSVEHPLQTILPSGGLDSDRVGHVYLEQDEDWVVRSVFHTLHSGGRAMPSFASAIHDLLGGDRLRRQDPPVAAAERWRRPDLLQQDSRRINYCGPPGTFPRLSMIDILDGRYPPAYFTNRIVLVGVTAAGLEGGVLTPFTQLRTAMSGVEAHATILHNLLNDNAMVATAEPARLALSLGVALAGFFLFLRLGARRMLFCCGLGLAAVWLVSLALFAWLDFWFSPILPSLMLLVLLVCAQVNRLERSAHELREAQDDWEASFNTITDGILLEDAGGAVIRMNQAARSMQGARLLEQLARAPLSGCGEEMGDQGRTREFVDPLSGNCYEIRSRARSDHPRGGGGVVHVIRDVTARKKMEKEKELLQFQFLQAQKMESVGRLAGGVAHDFNNILTAILGYSEIARLRAAHDEKLAECLDIIHDSGMKAASLVRQLLIFSRKSTLEPQVVDIRSLIDNMAKILARVIGEDVILGLQTESPVGNILVDPAQVEQIIMNLVVNARDAMPQGGTVTIRAEDVELDSSYTCSHLDLVPGPYVMLSVRDTGMGMSPEVRARIFEPFFTTKEVGEGTGLGLSTVYGIVRQMAGHIYVYSEPGRGSEFKVYFPVCRENVAAVGPEVEKTVAGGSETILVVEDDASILTLIASLLEPLGYAVLAAHSGDEALALAERSGKRIDLLLTDVVMPGMGGRKLAGLFLEKHPAARVVFMSGYTDDIIIRQGVSQGQCAFVQKPLSPRSLARKLREVLDGQGREGAAPPVPAG; encoded by the coding sequence GTGCGCTTTCTCAAGTCCTCCAACCATAGATACCTCCTGACACTTGCGGTCGGCTTTTTCCTGGTTCTGGCGGCGGACCAGCTGGGGTTCACTGAAGGGATGAACCACTACTGCTATGACCTGTTCTTCCGTCTGCGGGGTACCGTGGAGCCTGACCGGCGCATCCTGGTCGTCGCCATCGACGAGAAGACCTTGAACCGGCTTGGCAGGTGGCCGCTGCGGCGTGGCCACTATGCCAGGCTCCTGGATGCCGTTGGCCCGTCGGCCGTGGTGGGACTGGATATCCTGATGGCCGAGCCGACCGACGATGACCCGCAGCTTCCCGAATCCATCGCCCGCCATGGCCGCGTCGTACTCCCGGTCTCGGTGGAGCACCCCCTTCAGACGATTCTCCCTTCGGGGGGGCTGGACTCTGACCGGGTTGGGCATGTCTATCTGGAGCAGGATGAGGATTGGGTCGTCAGGAGTGTCTTCCATACGCTCCACAGTGGTGGCCGGGCGATGCCCTCCTTTGCCTCGGCCATCCATGACCTGTTGGGCGGTGACAGGCTCAGACGCCAGGATCCACCGGTTGCCGCAGCGGAGCGTTGGCGCAGGCCAGACCTGCTCCAGCAGGACAGCCGGCGGATCAACTACTGCGGCCCTCCGGGCACCTTCCCCCGGCTCTCCATGATCGACATACTGGACGGCCGCTACCCGCCTGCCTACTTCACCAACCGGATCGTCCTGGTGGGGGTCACCGCCGCCGGACTGGAGGGGGGCGTGCTGACCCCTTTCACCCAGTTGCGCACCGCCATGAGCGGCGTGGAGGCCCACGCCACCATCCTGCACAATCTCCTCAACGACAACGCTATGGTGGCAACAGCGGAACCGGCCAGGCTGGCGCTGTCTCTCGGCGTTGCACTTGCCGGCTTCTTCCTCTTTTTGCGGCTGGGCGCACGGCGCATGCTGTTCTGCTGCGGTCTGGGCCTGGCCGCTGTCTGGCTCGTGTCTCTTGCGCTCTTTGCCTGGCTGGATTTCTGGTTCAGCCCGATCCTGCCCTCGCTTATGCTGCTGGTTCTGCTGGTCTGCGCCCAGGTGAACAGGCTGGAACGGAGCGCACACGAACTGCGCGAAGCCCAGGATGACTGGGAGGCCTCCTTCAATACCATTACCGATGGCATCCTGCTGGAGGATGCCGGGGGGGCGGTGATCAGGATGAACCAGGCCGCCCGGAGCATGCAGGGGGCACGTCTGCTGGAACAGCTTGCTCGTGCTCCCCTGTCCGGCTGCGGGGAGGAAATGGGCGATCAGGGCCGTACCCGTGAGTTCGTTGACCCGCTTTCCGGCAACTGCTACGAGATCAGGTCGCGTGCCCGCTCCGACCATCCGCGGGGGGGGGGTGGGGTTGTGCATGTCATCCGGGATGTGACGGCCAGGAAAAAGATGGAGAAGGAGAAGGAGTTGCTCCAGTTCCAGTTTCTCCAGGCCCAGAAGATGGAGTCCGTCGGCCGGCTAGCGGGTGGCGTGGCCCATGACTTCAACAACATACTGACCGCCATACTGGGCTACAGCGAGATTGCCCGCCTGAGGGCCGCCCATGACGAGAAGCTTGCTGAGTGCCTGGATATTATCCATGACTCGGGCATGAAGGCGGCATCCCTTGTCCGGCAGCTGTTGATCTTCAGCCGCAAGAGTACGCTGGAGCCGCAGGTGGTTGATATCAGGTCGCTCATCGACAACATGGCCAAGATCCTGGCGCGGGTGATCGGAGAGGACGTCATCCTCGGGCTGCAGACCGAATCGCCGGTCGGGAATATACTCGTTGACCCGGCCCAGGTCGAGCAGATCATCATGAACCTGGTGGTCAACGCCCGGGACGCCATGCCCCAGGGCGGGACGGTGACCATCCGGGCCGAGGATGTGGAACTGGACAGCTCCTACACCTGCAGCCATCTGGACCTTGTCCCCGGTCCCTATGTGATGCTCTCGGTGAGGGATACCGGCATGGGTATGAGCCCGGAGGTGCGGGCGCGGATCTTCGAACCCTTCTTCACCACCAAGGAGGTGGGGGAGGGGACCGGCCTGGGATTGTCAACGGTCTACGGAATTGTCAGGCAGATGGCGGGACACATCTACGTCTACAGCGAGCCGGGCAGGGGAAGCGAGTTCAAGGTGTATTTTCCGGTTTGCCGGGAGAACGTCGCCGCGGTTGGGCCGGAGGTGGAGAAAACCGTAGCCGGCGGCAGCGAGACGATCCTGGTCGTGGAGGACGATGCCTCGATCCTGACCCTGATCGCCTCCCTGCTGGAGCCGCTGGGCTATGCCGTTCTGGCGGCCCATTCCGGCGACGAGGCCCTGGCGCTGGCGGAGCGGAGCGGAAAACGGATCGATCTGCTGCTGACGGACGTTGTCATGCCGGGAATGGGGGGGAGGAAGCTGGCCGGGCTGTTCCTTGAAAAACATCCCGCGGCGCGGGTTGTCTTCATGTCCGGCTACACCGATGACATCATCATTCGCCAGGGGGTGAGCCAGGGGCAGTGCGCCTTTGTCCAGAAGCCGCTCTCGCCGCGCTCCCTGGCCAGGAAGCTGCGGGAGGTGCTGGATGGCCAGGGGCGGGAAGGCGCTGCTCCCCCTGTGCCGGCTGGCTGA